A genomic region of Burkholderia humptydooensis contains the following coding sequences:
- a CDS encoding HalD/BesD family halogenase gives MTMDLEAPAAHGSADAAVAARVAALDRARLRDDFARQDAFLYLDEFLPKDLAGRLADCARALLPDINRNYLPGHKQGGSVSRHTIDEKAPLIAELYRSKALVGLLETLTGDKLLPSPDDDPHAYALYYYTKPGDHIGWHYDTSYYDGRRYTLLFGVIDDSTSRLDYELHTRNPDAPDEPGSVQIAHGGIVLFDGDKLRHRVTPLGENEIRVSLTFEYVTDPGMRPWKRFVSNMKDAIAYFGFRQVFRQTAARRPSRS, from the coding sequence ATGACGATGGACCTCGAAGCACCGGCGGCGCACGGTTCGGCTGACGCTGCCGTCGCCGCGCGCGTGGCCGCGCTCGACCGCGCACGGCTGCGCGACGACTTCGCCCGCCAGGATGCGTTCCTCTATCTGGACGAATTCCTGCCGAAGGATCTCGCCGGCCGCCTCGCCGACTGCGCCCGCGCGCTCCTGCCCGACATCAACCGCAACTATCTGCCGGGCCACAAGCAAGGCGGCAGCGTGAGCCGCCACACGATCGACGAAAAGGCGCCGCTCATCGCCGAGCTGTACCGGTCGAAGGCGCTCGTCGGCCTCCTCGAGACGCTGACGGGCGACAAGCTGCTGCCGTCGCCGGACGACGATCCGCACGCGTACGCGCTGTACTACTACACGAAGCCGGGCGATCACATCGGCTGGCACTACGACACGTCGTACTACGACGGCCGCCGCTACACGCTGCTCTTCGGCGTGATCGACGATTCGACGAGCCGGCTCGACTACGAGCTGCACACGCGCAATCCGGACGCGCCCGACGAGCCGGGCTCGGTGCAGATCGCGCACGGCGGCATCGTGCTCTTCGACGGCGACAAGCTGCGCCATCGCGTGACGCCGCTCGGCGAGAACGAGATTCGCGTGTCGCTCACGTTCGAGTACGTGACCGACCCCGGCATGCGCCCGTGGAAGCGCTTCGTGTCGAACATGAAGGACGCGATCGCGTACTTCGGCTTCCGCCAGGTATTCAGGCAAACGGCAGCACGCCGCCCGTCGCGCTCATGA
- a CDS encoding HpnL family protein gives MTRTGMILLSLGTAAFVALLAWQGLGAVAATLASAGWGLALVAAFHLVPLVVDATAIAVMFRPGEPGSRLGDALRARWVGEAVNSLLPAGQIGGPVLMVRYLAQRGARLADAAAAITVSTTMQALAQMVFALVGIVAFSAYATHDAASHLRTPALVATAVLGGCAALFYFAQRRGLFGRGLRAASKLLGPRDWSSLATRADAIDDALGRLYRERAKVRTTFVLSFIGWVVGTAEVWLALRFLGHPVSWLDALLLESVGQAIRGAAFAIPGSLGAQEGGYLLLAPLVGLPPDAALALSLAKRARELALGLPGLLYLHFSERNWQRRRAPQPIAD, from the coding sequence ATGACGCGCACCGGGATGATCCTGCTGTCGCTCGGAACGGCGGCGTTCGTCGCCCTCCTCGCATGGCAGGGCCTCGGCGCGGTCGCGGCGACGCTCGCGTCGGCCGGCTGGGGGCTCGCGCTCGTCGCGGCGTTCCATCTGGTGCCGCTCGTCGTCGACGCGACGGCGATCGCGGTGATGTTCCGGCCCGGCGAGCCCGGCAGCCGGCTCGGCGACGCGCTGCGCGCGCGCTGGGTGGGCGAGGCGGTGAACAGCCTGCTGCCCGCCGGGCAGATCGGCGGGCCGGTGCTGATGGTCCGCTATCTCGCGCAGCGCGGCGCGCGCCTGGCCGACGCGGCGGCCGCGATCACGGTCAGCACGACAATGCAGGCGCTCGCGCAGATGGTGTTCGCGCTCGTCGGCATCGTGGCGTTCAGCGCGTACGCGACGCACGATGCCGCCTCGCATCTGCGCACGCCGGCGCTGGTCGCGACCGCGGTGCTGGGCGGCTGCGCGGCGCTCTTCTATTTCGCGCAGCGCCGCGGCCTGTTCGGGCGCGGGCTGCGCGCGGCGTCGAAGCTGCTCGGCCCGCGCGACTGGTCGTCGCTCGCGACGCGCGCGGACGCGATCGACGACGCGCTCGGCCGGCTGTACCGCGAACGCGCGAAGGTGCGCACAACGTTCGTGCTGAGCTTCATCGGCTGGGTCGTCGGCACCGCGGAAGTGTGGCTCGCGCTGCGCTTCCTCGGCCACCCGGTGAGCTGGCTCGACGCGCTGCTTCTCGAGAGCGTCGGGCAGGCGATCCGCGGCGCGGCGTTCGCGATCCCCGGCTCGCTCGGCGCGCAGGAAGGCGGCTATCTGCTGCTCGCGCCGCTCGTCGGCCTGCCGCCCGACGCGGCGCTCGCGCTGTCGCTCGCGAAACGCGCGCGCGAGCTCGCGCTCGGCCTGCCGGGCCTACTGTACCTGCATTTCAGTGAAAGAAACTGGCAGCGGCGGCGCGCGCCGCAGCCGATCGCCGATTGA
- a CDS encoding multidrug effflux MFS transporter — MNATDKNTLPDWGWPCLLMLVVCLPRATIDAYLPSLPAMADALHGTDAQMQLTLTMYMVGYALSMLVSGPLSDRYGRRPVLLAGMLVYLGATVACAMATSMPAIVVARVCQALGGCSGAVIGRAIVRERFDAAMQATMLSRISAGMALSPVVAPLAGQCVAHWLGWRGVFALLAFGGAAAALMVHRYLPETRVRATSSERDASLPKTYLSLLRDRRFVRYSLAIGFVYCTYFPFIAESSALFQRTLHVSGAVYAAIFGITVLGYLIGSSVFRRASGRFGIDAIVASAAVVNLCGAAALWIWTSAASPSVWSIALPMFVVMVSVGVSIPACQFAVLQPFAKIAGTASGLFFFIQMAMTAACGGMLSGLSDGSARPMAVVTAASSAAFMAAAVRCRRSLPRAA, encoded by the coding sequence ATGAACGCGACCGACAAAAACACACTGCCCGACTGGGGCTGGCCATGCTTGCTGATGCTCGTCGTCTGCCTGCCGCGCGCGACAATCGACGCGTACTTGCCGTCGCTGCCCGCGATGGCGGACGCGCTTCACGGCACCGACGCGCAGATGCAACTGACGCTGACGATGTACATGGTCGGCTACGCGCTGTCGATGCTGGTGTCCGGCCCGCTGTCCGACCGTTACGGGCGCAGGCCGGTGCTGCTCGCCGGCATGCTCGTGTATCTCGGCGCGACCGTCGCGTGCGCGATGGCGACGAGCATGCCGGCCATCGTCGTCGCGCGAGTCTGCCAGGCGCTGGGCGGCTGCAGCGGCGCCGTGATCGGCCGCGCGATCGTTCGCGAGCGCTTCGATGCGGCGATGCAGGCGACGATGCTCAGCCGGATATCAGCGGGCATGGCGTTGTCGCCCGTCGTCGCGCCGCTTGCCGGGCAATGCGTCGCGCATTGGCTCGGCTGGCGCGGCGTCTTCGCATTGCTCGCGTTCGGCGGGGCGGCGGCCGCGCTGATGGTGCATCGCTACCTGCCGGAGACGCGCGTGCGCGCGACGAGCAGCGAGCGCGATGCGAGCCTGCCGAAGACTTACCTGTCGCTGCTTCGCGACCGCCGGTTCGTTCGCTACTCGCTCGCGATCGGCTTCGTCTATTGCACGTATTTTCCGTTCATCGCCGAATCGTCGGCGCTGTTTCAACGGACGCTTCACGTATCCGGCGCCGTCTATGCGGCGATATTCGGAATCACCGTGCTCGGCTACCTGATCGGTTCGAGCGTGTTTCGCCGAGCCAGCGGGCGATTCGGAATCGACGCGATCGTCGCGTCGGCCGCGGTCGTCAATCTGTGCGGCGCGGCCGCGCTGTGGATCTGGACGTCCGCCGCATCGCCGTCCGTCTGGTCGATAGCGTTGCCGATGTTCGTCGTCATGGTGTCGGTCGGCGTCTCGATTCCGGCTTGCCAGTTTGCGGTGCTGCAGCCGTTCGCGAAGATCGCGGGCACCGCTTCCGGATTGTTCTTCTTCATTCAGATGGCGATGACGGCCGCATGCGGCGGGATGCTGAGCGGGCTGTCCGATGGCTCCGCGCGACCGATGGCCGTCGTCACCGCCGCATCGAGCGCGGCGTTCATGGCCGCCGCGGTGCGCTGTCGCCGCTCTTTGCCGCGGGCGGCATGA
- a CDS encoding alpha/beta fold hydrolase: MNASPPVVFVHGFIGRLGTHGSASQRTAPDLLGYGEHRAAPPESITLGAQVEHLRAFVDAHAGGTPVDMVGHSVGGAIAMLFAHAHPARVRRIVNVEGNFTLADAFWSASVGRMSEPDAQAMLDGFRADPLGWLGGAVDAPTPAMRETAIRWLDHQPASTLRAMGRSVVETTGDTGYLAALAQVFERHPVHLIAGERSRAGWNAPDWALAQCAGHHVIDGCGHLMMIERPDAFSTLIDRCLAS, encoded by the coding sequence ATGAACGCCTCGCCGCCCGTCGTCTTTGTCCACGGATTCATCGGCCGCCTCGGCACGCATGGCAGCGCGTCGCAGCGCACCGCGCCCGATCTGCTCGGTTACGGCGAGCATCGCGCCGCGCCGCCCGAATCGATCACGCTCGGCGCACAAGTCGAGCATCTGCGCGCGTTCGTCGATGCGCATGCCGGCGGGACGCCCGTCGACATGGTCGGGCACTCGGTCGGCGGCGCGATCGCCATGCTGTTCGCGCACGCCCATCCGGCACGCGTTCGGCGCATCGTCAACGTCGAAGGCAATTTCACGCTGGCCGACGCGTTTTGGTCGGCGTCGGTCGGCCGGATGAGCGAGCCCGACGCGCAAGCGATGCTCGACGGCTTTCGCGCCGATCCGCTCGGATGGCTCGGCGGCGCGGTCGATGCGCCCACGCCCGCGATGCGGGAGACGGCGATCCGCTGGCTCGATCATCAGCCGGCGTCGACGCTTCGCGCGATGGGGCGATCGGTCGTCGAAACGACCGGCGACACCGGCTATCTCGCTGCGCTCGCGCAGGTGTTCGAACGCCATCCGGTGCATTTGATCGCAGGCGAACGCTCGCGCGCCGGATGGAACGCGCCGGATTGGGCGCTCGCGCAATGCGCAGGCCACCACGTCATCGACGGTTGCGGCCATCTGATGATGATCGAGCGGCCCGATGCGTTCTCGACATTGATCGATCGATGTCTCGCGTCCTGA
- a CDS encoding 2-aminoethylphosphonate aminotransferase translates to MLLLNPGPVTLTERVRKSLLQPDLCHRESEFFDLQDEARVRLVAAYALDPAEWSAVLMTGSGTAAVESMIAALVPENGKLLVIENGVYGERITQIATQYRIAHDVLKHDWMQAPDLARVAGKLDADRAITHVAVIHHETTTGRLNDLAALAAVCRARGVRLLVDGVSSFGAEAIDFAGGDIDAVAATANKCLHGVPGAAFVIVRRRALALAESRTYYLDLGRLAKLQDARNTPFTPSVHAYYALVEALREFDEAGGWRARHARYAALAEQVRAGLAARGMPLVLPDGESSVVLRAYRLPAGVTYEQLHDGLKARGFVIYAGQGGLSSALFRVSTMGAIEPADVERLLDGFTALTR, encoded by the coding sequence ATGCTGTTGCTGAACCCCGGTCCCGTCACGCTGACGGAGCGCGTGCGCAAGAGCCTGCTGCAGCCGGACCTCTGCCATCGCGAAAGCGAGTTCTTCGATTTGCAGGACGAGGCGCGTGTGCGGCTTGTCGCCGCGTACGCGCTCGATCCGGCCGAGTGGAGCGCGGTGCTGATGACGGGCTCCGGCACGGCCGCGGTCGAGAGCATGATCGCCGCGCTCGTGCCGGAAAACGGCAAGCTGCTCGTGATCGAGAACGGCGTGTACGGCGAGCGGATCACGCAGATCGCGACGCAGTACCGAATCGCGCACGACGTGCTGAAACATGACTGGATGCAGGCGCCGGATCTCGCGCGCGTCGCCGGGAAGCTCGACGCGGATCGCGCGATCACGCACGTCGCGGTGATCCATCACGAAACGACGACGGGCCGCCTGAACGACCTCGCCGCGCTCGCCGCCGTGTGCCGCGCGCGCGGCGTGCGGCTGCTCGTCGACGGCGTGAGCAGCTTCGGCGCGGAGGCGATCGATTTCGCGGGCGGCGACATCGACGCGGTCGCCGCGACCGCGAACAAGTGCCTGCACGGCGTGCCGGGCGCGGCGTTCGTGATCGTGCGCCGCCGCGCGCTCGCCTTGGCCGAGAGCCGCACGTATTACCTCGATCTCGGCCGGCTCGCGAAGCTGCAGGACGCGCGCAACACGCCGTTCACGCCGTCGGTGCACGCGTACTACGCGCTCGTCGAGGCGCTGCGCGAGTTCGACGAAGCGGGCGGCTGGCGCGCGCGCCACGCGCGCTACGCGGCGCTCGCCGAGCAGGTGCGCGCGGGCCTCGCCGCGCGCGGCATGCCGCTCGTGCTGCCGGACGGCGAATCGTCGGTCGTGCTGCGCGCGTACCGGCTGCCCGCCGGCGTCACGTACGAGCAACTGCACGACGGCCTCAAGGCGCGCGGCTTCGTGATCTATGCGGGCCAGGGCGGGCTGTCGAGCGCGTTGTTCCGCGTGTCGACGATGGGCGCGATCGAGCCCGCGGACGTCGAACGGCTGCTCGACGGATTCACGGCGCTCACGCGCTGA
- the aepX gene encoding phosphoenolpyruvate mutase yields MNAREPNFTESRSARLRRMLTSPSLEFLMEAHNGLSARIVREAGFKGIWASGLAISAQFGVRDNNEASWTQVVDVLEFMADASDLPILLDGDTGYGNFNNVRRLVKKLEQRGIAGVCIEDKQFPKTNSFIDGERQPLAEIDEFCGKIKAGKDSQSDPDFSIVARVEALIAGWGMDEALRRANAYAQAGADAILIHSKLSRPDEILQFAREWSGRAPLVIVPTKYYSTPTDVFRQAGISTVIWANHLIRASASAMQAVAREIQDSETLVNVEERVASVNEIFRLQDADEYSAAERIYLSSSARASSAALVLAASRGKGLEAVTEDKPKVMLPIAGKPLLRWLVDGFKKQGVNDITVVGGYRADAIDTSGVKLVVNERHAQTGELASLACAAERMTGDTIVSYGDLLFRSYILRDLAESEAEFSVVVDSSQTQPSNQSVRDFAFCSAADDRGLFGQKALLRRVSSDASEAGPHGRWIGLLNVRGAGVARLKAMLDTLKARDDFDALDLPALLNALIDAGEQIEVQYVHGHWRGVNDLDDFRRAGDFAHGQTPYAEQNAGNGDAR; encoded by the coding sequence ATGAATGCACGCGAACCGAACTTCACCGAATCGCGCAGCGCGCGGCTGCGGCGGATGCTGACGAGCCCGTCGCTCGAATTCCTGATGGAGGCGCACAACGGCCTGTCCGCGCGGATCGTCCGCGAGGCGGGCTTCAAGGGCATCTGGGCGTCGGGGCTCGCGATCTCCGCGCAGTTCGGCGTGCGCGACAACAACGAAGCGAGCTGGACACAGGTCGTCGACGTGCTCGAATTCATGGCCGACGCGAGCGACCTGCCGATCCTGCTCGACGGCGATACCGGCTACGGCAACTTCAACAACGTGCGCCGGCTCGTGAAGAAGCTCGAGCAGCGCGGCATCGCCGGCGTGTGCATCGAGGACAAGCAGTTCCCGAAGACCAACAGCTTCATCGACGGCGAGCGCCAGCCGCTCGCCGAGATCGACGAGTTCTGCGGCAAGATCAAGGCCGGCAAGGATTCGCAGAGCGATCCGGATTTCTCGATCGTCGCGCGCGTCGAGGCGCTGATCGCCGGCTGGGGGATGGACGAGGCGCTGCGCCGCGCGAACGCGTATGCGCAGGCCGGCGCCGATGCGATCCTGATCCACAGCAAGCTGTCGCGCCCCGACGAGATCCTGCAGTTCGCGCGCGAATGGAGCGGCCGCGCGCCGCTCGTGATCGTGCCGACCAAGTATTACAGCACGCCGACCGATGTGTTCCGCCAGGCGGGCATCAGCACCGTGATCTGGGCGAACCATCTGATCCGCGCGTCGGCGTCCGCGATGCAGGCGGTCGCGCGCGAAATCCAGGACAGCGAAACGCTCGTCAACGTCGAGGAGCGCGTCGCGAGCGTCAACGAGATCTTCCGGCTGCAGGACGCCGACGAATACTCGGCCGCCGAGCGGATCTATCTGTCGTCGAGCGCGCGCGCGTCGAGTGCGGCGCTCGTGCTCGCGGCGAGCCGCGGCAAGGGGCTCGAGGCCGTCACCGAGGACAAGCCGAAGGTGATGCTGCCGATCGCCGGCAAGCCGCTGTTGCGCTGGCTCGTCGACGGCTTCAAGAAGCAGGGCGTGAACGACATCACGGTCGTCGGCGGCTATCGCGCCGATGCGATCGACACGTCCGGCGTGAAGCTCGTCGTCAACGAGCGGCATGCGCAAACGGGCGAGCTCGCGTCGCTCGCGTGCGCGGCCGAGCGCATGACGGGCGACACCATCGTCTCGTACGGCGATCTGCTGTTCCGCAGCTACATCCTGCGCGACCTCGCGGAGAGCGAGGCGGAGTTCAGCGTCGTCGTCGACTCGTCGCAGACGCAGCCGTCGAACCAGAGCGTGCGCGACTTCGCGTTCTGCTCGGCCGCCGACGACCGCGGGCTGTTCGGCCAGAAGGCGCTTCTGCGCCGCGTGTCGAGCGACGCGAGCGAGGCCGGGCCGCACGGCCGCTGGATCGGCCTGCTGAACGTGCGCGGCGCGGGCGTCGCGCGGCTGAAGGCGATGCTCGACACGCTGAAGGCGCGCGACGATTTCGATGCGCTCGATCTGCCGGCGCTCCTGAACGCGCTCATCGACGCGGGCGAGCAGATCGAGGTGCAGTACGTGCACGGCCATTGGCGCGGCGTCAACGATCTCGACGACTTCCGCCGCGCGGGCGATTTCGCGCACGGCCAGACGCCGTATGCGGAGCAGAACGCGGGCAACGGGGACGCGCGATGA
- the aepY gene encoding phosphonopyruvate decarboxylase, which translates to MIEAAQFVEAARERGFDWYAGVPCSYLTPFINYVLQDPALHYVSAANEGDAVALVAGATLGGRRGIAMMQNSGLGNAVSPLTSLTWTFRLPQLLIVTWRGQPGVPDEPQHALMGPITPAMLDTMEIPWETFPTQADAIGPALDRAIAHMDATGRPYALVMQKGSVAPYALEHAAMPERRAHVAARATPRAAAPSAWPTRHDALARIVARTPADSTAVLASTGFCGRELYALDDRPNQFYMVGSMGCVTPLALGLALARPDLTVIALDGDGAALMRMGAFATLGAYGPSNLVHLLLDNGAHESTGGQATVSQYVSFANVAAACGYATAIEGDDLGVLDAALDAARAGAQAAKQGGAHFARLTIRAGVPDGLPRPTVTPVDVKTRLMRHLGATPA; encoded by the coding sequence ATGATCGAAGCCGCACAGTTCGTCGAGGCGGCGCGCGAGCGCGGCTTCGACTGGTACGCGGGCGTCCCCTGCTCGTACCTGACGCCGTTCATCAATTACGTGCTGCAGGATCCGGCGCTGCATTACGTGTCGGCGGCCAACGAAGGTGATGCGGTCGCGCTCGTCGCGGGCGCGACGCTCGGCGGCCGGCGCGGAATCGCGATGATGCAGAACTCGGGGCTCGGCAACGCGGTGAGTCCGCTCACGTCGCTCACGTGGACGTTCCGGCTGCCGCAACTGCTGATCGTCACGTGGCGCGGCCAGCCGGGCGTGCCCGACGAGCCGCAGCACGCGCTGATGGGCCCGATCACGCCCGCGATGCTCGACACGATGGAAATTCCGTGGGAAACGTTTCCGACGCAAGCCGACGCGATCGGTCCGGCGCTCGACCGCGCGATCGCGCACATGGACGCGACGGGCCGCCCGTATGCGCTCGTGATGCAGAAAGGCAGCGTCGCGCCTTACGCGCTCGAACACGCGGCGATGCCCGAGCGTCGCGCGCACGTCGCCGCGCGCGCGACGCCGCGCGCCGCCGCGCCCTCGGCATGGCCGACGCGCCATGACGCGCTCGCGCGTATCGTCGCGCGCACGCCGGCCGACTCGACGGCCGTGCTCGCATCGACGGGCTTCTGCGGCCGCGAGCTGTACGCGCTCGACGATCGCCCGAACCAGTTCTACATGGTGGGCTCGATGGGCTGCGTGACGCCGCTCGCGCTCGGCCTCGCGCTCGCACGGCCGGACCTGACCGTCATCGCGCTCGACGGCGACGGCGCCGCGCTGATGCGCATGGGCGCATTCGCGACGCTCGGCGCGTACGGGCCGTCGAACCTCGTGCATCTGCTGCTCGACAATGGCGCGCACGAATCGACGGGCGGCCAGGCGACGGTATCGCAATACGTGTCGTTCGCGAACGTGGCGGCCGCGTGCGGCTACGCGACGGCGATCGAGGGCGACGACCTCGGCGTGCTCGACGCGGCGCTCGACGCGGCGCGCGCGGGCGCGCAGGCGGCGAAGCAAGGCGGCGCGCACTTCGCGCGCCTGACGATCCGCGCGGGCGTGCCCGACGGCCTGCCCCGCCCCACCGTGACGCCCGTCGACGTGAAGACGCGCCTGATGCGCCACCTCGGCGCGACGCCAGCCTGA
- a CDS encoding phosphocholine cytidylyltransferase family protein has product MRAIILAAGLGLRLQLPPEAQFPKCLLRFDDTSLLERHLRVLDAAGVDEIVLALGFQSEKVEAELARLNRRAEIVLNPRYDLGSVLTVHTAAGALTRGGDVLLMDADVLYDDAILHALVANPSRAIDRLLIDRDFETGDEPVKLCVKDGVPVELRKQLAAGLEYDTIGESVGFFRFSEGAARRLAEIVAGYVDGGRANMPHEEAVRDLLLEGGRTFDIADVTGSPWIEIDFPGDVARACDEVLPHIQQRTIGAIR; this is encoded by the coding sequence ATGCGAGCCATCATTCTTGCGGCGGGCCTAGGCCTGCGCCTGCAACTGCCTCCCGAGGCTCAATTCCCGAAGTGCCTGCTGCGCTTCGACGACACGTCGCTCCTCGAGCGGCACCTGCGCGTGCTCGACGCGGCGGGCGTCGACGAGATCGTGCTCGCGCTCGGCTTCCAGTCCGAGAAGGTCGAGGCCGAGCTCGCGCGGCTGAACCGCAGGGCCGAGATCGTGCTCAACCCGCGCTACGACCTCGGCAGCGTGCTGACCGTCCACACGGCCGCCGGCGCGCTCACGCGCGGCGGCGACGTGCTGCTGATGGACGCCGACGTGCTCTACGACGACGCCATCCTGCACGCGCTCGTCGCCAATCCGTCGCGCGCGATCGATCGCCTGCTGATCGACCGCGATTTCGAAACGGGCGACGAGCCCGTCAAGCTGTGCGTGAAGGACGGCGTGCCGGTCGAGCTGCGCAAGCAGCTCGCCGCGGGCCTCGAATACGACACGATCGGCGAATCGGTCGGCTTCTTCCGCTTCAGCGAAGGCGCCGCGCGGCGGCTCGCCGAGATCGTCGCGGGCTACGTCGACGGCGGCCGCGCGAACATGCCGCACGAAGAGGCGGTGCGCGACCTGCTGCTCGAAGGCGGCCGCACGTTCGACATCGCGGACGTGACGGGCTCGCCGTGGATCGAAATCGACTTTCCGGGCGACGTCGCGCGCGCGTGCGACGAAGTCCTGCCGCACATCCAACAACGCACGATAGGGGCCATCCGATGA
- a CDS encoding FUSC family protein — protein MTSTLQSRLPGFARNALRPVLDPYRRYRHAKLIHAARVALSVLASIALTTGLHVPHGEWATITVLIVIGGLQHHGNIRKKAAERALGTLIGAIAGLSLILLQTTVHLSPLTFLVMSVACGVCAYHAIGKAGYIALLSAITMVIVAGHGDNEIADGLWRAVNVLVGIVIALAFSFALPLYATYSWRYKLADALRGCAAVHARIADERYVSDNEHLKDMAKLNALLVQLRSLMPSVSKEISVSMPQLEAIQRGLRLCMSSLEILSNLQPGEDDEAGRRFVQIQMKADNRRVQEMLVGAGRALKFGTPSRLGPPHRQAMPAGEQVPPTHLSGYVSLTAKLSHEVEQLRQRLHDTAPQWNI, from the coding sequence ATGACGTCGACCTTACAATCCCGCCTGCCCGGCTTCGCCCGCAACGCGTTGCGTCCGGTGCTCGATCCCTATCGCCGCTATCGGCACGCGAAACTGATCCATGCGGCGCGCGTCGCGCTGAGCGTGCTCGCCTCGATCGCGCTGACGACCGGCCTGCACGTTCCGCACGGCGAATGGGCGACGATCACGGTGCTGATCGTGATCGGCGGGCTCCAGCATCACGGCAACATCCGCAAGAAGGCCGCCGAGCGCGCGCTCGGCACGCTGATCGGCGCGATCGCCGGCCTGTCGCTGATCCTGCTGCAAACCACCGTGCATCTGTCGCCGCTCACGTTTCTCGTGATGAGCGTCGCGTGCGGCGTCTGCGCGTATCACGCGATCGGCAAGGCCGGCTACATCGCGCTCCTGTCCGCGATCACGATGGTGATCGTCGCCGGCCACGGCGACAACGAGATCGCCGACGGCCTCTGGCGCGCGGTCAACGTGCTGGTCGGCATCGTGATCGCGCTCGCGTTCTCGTTCGCGCTGCCGCTGTACGCAACCTACTCGTGGCGCTACAAGCTCGCCGATGCGCTGCGCGGCTGCGCGGCCGTCCACGCGCGGATCGCGGACGAGCGCTACGTGAGCGACAACGAGCACCTGAAGGACATGGCGAAGCTCAACGCGCTGCTCGTGCAGCTCCGTTCGCTGATGCCGTCGGTATCGAAGGAGATCTCCGTGTCGATGCCGCAGCTCGAGGCGATCCAGCGCGGCCTGCGGCTGTGCATGAGCTCGCTCGAGATCCTGTCGAACCTGCAACCCGGCGAGGACGACGAAGCAGGCAGACGCTTCGTCCAGATCCAGATGAAGGCGGACAACCGGCGGGTCCAGGAAATGCTCGTCGGCGCCGGGCGCGCGCTGAAGTTCGGCACGCCGAGCCGGCTCGGGCCGCCGCACCGGCAGGCCATGCCGGCCGGCGAGCAGGTGCCGCCCACGCACTTGTCCGGCTACGTCTCGCTGACGGCGAAGCTCTCGCACGAGGTCGAGCAGCTCAGGCAGCGTCTGCACGACACCGCGCCGCAATGGAATATCTGA
- a CDS encoding DinB family protein → MHSRFDRFRTTPLGQQLAALIEQPERYIEFAALSRVGIAAIAAVADEIARKFPEIEHDTTARQFCGAMVADVMRRHGHEVVQARGRVGGALFSYGAVFGPQPNRPPFAEVVGLLARMPAALADAIARIPAEQRAQRPPGTGFALVEHACHLRDLDAIFAERIRAVRTTPLPAIESVDGTALAEQRGYLRENLDEAVRAFRESRQRLCASLRKLRPDQLTRCGIRDGVRRMTLEELVREWLDHDRTHCLELDELRAELNQAAAPHRHRERS, encoded by the coding sequence ATGCATTCCCGTTTCGACCGCTTCAGAACCACCCCGCTCGGACAGCAGCTCGCAGCGTTGATCGAGCAGCCGGAGCGTTACATCGAATTCGCCGCGCTGTCGCGCGTCGGCATTGCCGCGATCGCCGCCGTCGCCGACGAAATCGCGCGGAAATTCCCCGAGATCGAGCACGATACGACCGCCAGGCAGTTTTGCGGCGCGATGGTCGCCGACGTGATGCGCCGCCACGGTCACGAGGTCGTTCAAGCGCGGGGGCGCGTCGGCGGCGCGTTGTTCAGCTACGGCGCGGTATTCGGCCCGCAGCCGAATCGGCCGCCGTTCGCGGAAGTCGTCGGCCTGCTCGCACGGATGCCGGCGGCACTCGCCGATGCGATCGCACGCATTCCAGCCGAACAGCGTGCGCAACGGCCGCCCGGGACCGGCTTCGCGCTCGTCGAACACGCATGCCACCTGCGCGACCTCGATGCGATCTTCGCCGAGCGGATTCGCGCGGTCCGGACCACGCCTCTGCCGGCGATCGAATCGGTCGACGGCACGGCGCTTGCCGAGCAGCGCGGCTATCTGCGGGAGAATCTCGACGAAGCCGTTCGCGCATTCCGCGAGTCGCGACAACGCCTGTGCGCGTCGCTGCGAAAGCTGCGGCCGGATCAACTGACGCGCTGCGGCATCCGCGACGGCGTGCGACGAATGACGCTCGAAGAACTCGTGCGCGAGTGGCTCGACCACGATCGCACGCATTGCCTCGAACTCGACGAACTCCGTGCGGAGCTGAACCAGGCCGCCGCGCCTCATCGGCATCGGGAACGCTCATGA